The following proteins are co-located in the Dromiciops gliroides isolate mDroGli1 chromosome 2, mDroGli1.pri, whole genome shotgun sequence genome:
- the NAIF1 gene encoding nuclear apoptosis-inducing factor 1 encodes MAVPAKKRKMNFSEREVEIIVEELERQKHLLINHFNAGVPLAAKSAAWHNILRRVNAVATCRRELPEVKKKWSDLKTEVRRKVAQVRAAVEGSEPPGGPEEGGPGGPGPGPGGAGPSVAPVLLTPMQQRICNLLGEATIISLPGAAEIHPVALGAATAAATVTLTQIPTETTYHTLEDGVVEYCTTETPTTVTAEAPVEMMAHQADVSVKPQALKSRIALNSAKLIQEQRVTNLHVKEIAQHLEQQNDLLQMIRRSQEVQACAQERQAQAMEGTQAALSVLIQILRPMIKDLRRYLQSNTPNPAPPSDPGQVTQNGQQDSLIQ; translated from the exons ATGGCGGTGCCAGCCAAGAAGAGAAAGATGAACTTCTCTGAGCGTGAAGTGGAGATCATCGTGGAGGAGCTAGAGCGCCAGAAACACTTACTCATCAACCACTTCAATGCAGGCGTGCCCCTGGCGGCCAAGAGCGCGGCCTGGCACAACATCCTGAGGCGGGTCAACGCCGTGGCCACGTGCCGCCGAGAGCTGCCCGAGGTCAAGAAGAAGTGGTCCGACCTGAAGACTGAGGTCCGCCGCAAGGTGGCCCAGGTCCGGGCTGCTGTGGAGGGCAGTGAGCCCCCTGGAGGGCCAGAGGAGGGGGGCCCCGGTGGCCCTGGCCCAGGCCCTGGAGGCGCTGGCCCCTCCGTGGCCCCTGTCCTGCTGACCCCCATGCAACAGCGCATCTGTAACCTGTTGGGTGAGGCCACCATCATCAGCCTGCCAGGCGCAGCTGAGATCCACCCCGTGGCCCTAGGGGCAGCCACAGCTGCGGCCACTGTCACCCTGACACAGA TTCCCACTGAGACCACATATCATACTTTGGAGGATGGAGTGGTAGAGTACTGTACAACAGAGACACCCACAACAGTGACCGCTGAGGCACCTGTGGAGATGATGGCCCACCAAGCTGATGTGTCTGTCAAGCCTCAAGCACTAAAAAGTCGTATTGCACTTAATTCAGCCAAACTTATACAGGAACAACGGGTCACCAACCTGCATGTAAAGGAAATTGCCCAGCATTTAGAACAACAGAATGACCTCCTGCAGATGATTCGTCGTTCACAAGAGGTGCAGGCTTGTGCTCAGGAGCGCCAGGCTCAAGCAATGGAAGGGACCCAGGCAGCCCTGAGTGTCCTTATCCAGATCCTCCGTCCCATGATTAAAGATTTACGCAGATATCTACAGAGCAACACGCCAAATCCTGCTCCACCATCTGATCCAGGTCAGGTGACCCAGAATGGACAACAAGATAGTCTTATCCAATGA